The genomic window ACCCACATCACCTTCGACGAGTGCCACCGCGCGACCGGCGACTACGCGTACAACTACATCGCAGAGCGCTATCACGCCGACGCGAAGCGGCCGCTCGTCACCGGAATGTCGGCCTCACCCGGCGGCGATGAGGAGGCCATCCTCGAGGTCTGTGAGAACCTCGGGCTGGACGAAGTCGAGGTGATGACCGAGGAGGACGCCGACGTCGACGAGTTCACCCACGATACCGACGTCGAGTGGGAGCGGATCGACCTCCCCGAGGAGGTCCTCGAGATCCGTGACGCGCTGAACGAGGTGATCAAAGAGCGCCTCGAGAAGCTCAAGGAACTGGGCGTCGCGAGCTCGACCCAGCCCGATCAGTCCCAGAAGGACCTGAATCGGATGCGTGCCGAACTGCAGGAGTTGATCAACAACGACCAGTCCGAGGGGTTCGAGGGGATGTCCATTCACGCGGAAGTGATGAAACTCCGGCAGGCCGTCACCCTCGTCGAGACACAGAGCGTCGAGGCGCTGCGTCGCTACTTCGAGCGCCAACGGAATCAGGCCCGGTCGTCGGGCGCGTCGAAGGCGAGCCAGCGGATGGTCTCCGATCCGCGGGTGCGCGAGGCCATGCGCAAGGCCGAGAGCTTCGACGAGATCCACCCCAAGTACAGCAAGGCGCGCATGCTGCTGGCCGAGACGCTGGGGCTCGAGGGCGGCGATCGGGTGATCGTCTTCACCGAGTCCCGCGACACGGCCGAGGCGCTAACCGACTTCCTCTCGGAGAGCTTCGACGCGAAGCGGTTCGTCGGGCAGGGCGACCGCGAGGGGTCGGACGGTATGACCCAGAAACAGCAACAGGAAGTGTTAGACGAGTTCCGCGCGGGCGAGTTCGAGGTGCTCGTCTCCACCTCGGTCGCCGAGGAGGGACTGGACGTGCCGGAGGTCGACCTCGTGCTCTTCTACGAGCCCGTCCCGACCGCGATCCGATCGATCCAGCGAAAGGGCCGAACCGGCCGCCAGTCCGAGGGGCGCGTCGTCGTCCTGATGGCCGAAGACACCCGCGACGAGGCCTACTTCTGGATCTCGCGCCGCCGCGAGAAGGAGATGGAAAACGAGCTGCGGGAACTGAAAGGGATGGCCGACGAACTCGCCGAGGAACTCGACGACTCCCAGCAGTCGCTGACCGATTTCGGCGACGGGGAAAGCGGAGTGAAAGTGGACGGAAACGCAAACGAAGGCGACGCCGTCGGCGAGTCTTCCAGCGGAAGCGAGGGGGTCGAGGATCGGCCCGGCCTGCAGGAGTTCGTCCCTGAAAACTCGAGCGGCGAGGCGGACGGCGAGGGTGGCTCCGACGGAGCCGACGACGAGGGCGAAACCCACGAACCCCACGCCGAGGGAGACACGGTGGAAATCGTCGCCGACCAGCGCGAGATGGACGCCAACATCGCGCGGGACCTCTCGAGACGCGAGGAGATCGACGTGCGCCTCGAGACGCTCGACGTGGGCGACTACGTGCTGTCGGATCGGGTCGTCGTCGAGCGCAAATCCGTCGCAGACTTCGTGGACTCGCTGGTCGGGGGCGACCGGTCTGTCTTCGAGCAGGTCGGCGCGATGGCCCGCCACTACTCGCGCCCGATCGTCGTCGTCGAGGGCGAGGGGCTGTACGAACAGCGGGACATCCACCCGAACGCGGTCCGGGGCGCGCTCTCGAGTCTCGCCGTCGACTTCGGCGCGAGCGTCCTGCGGACCGAGAGCGAGGACGACACGACCGACCTGCTGGCGGTGATCGGCGGTCGCGAACAGGAGACCGCCGACCGCGAGGTGTCGGTCCACGGCGAGAAAGGCAGCAAGACACTGAGCGAGCAACAGGAGTACGTCGTCGCCTCGATCGCCGAGATCGGCCCCGTCACCGCGCGGTCGCTGCTCGAGGAGTTCGGCACCGTCGAGGAGATGATGATCGCAAGCGAGGACGAGTTACAGGCGGCCGACGGCGTCGGGACGGTGACCGCCGAGCGCATCCGAGAGGTCATCGGGAGCGAATATACGGGCTAGTCGGCGATCGCAATCGGCTCGAGTCGGCGCTCGAGGGAACCGAACGAAGATCGGACGATGGCTCCGACCCGGCTCGGCGCAGGTCAATCGCTGATATCGGACGCGATGCTCTCCTCGCCGTCGCCGGGGGTAGAAACGCGGTCGGCCTCGCCCTCCGCGCGAGCGACGAGCCGTTCGGCGGTGAGGACACACCAGATCCCGAGGACGACGCCCGCGAGGACGTCCACTAACCAGTGGATGCCAAGATACATCGTGGAGATGACGACGAGGGTCGCCACGACCGACGCGATCGAGAACCACTGCGGGTAGTCCCGGCGCGACCGCCACGCGAACAGCGCGACGATGACTACGAGCGACGTGTGCAGCGACGGGAACACGTTCGTGTTCGCCGAGACCTCCGCCGTGAGTTCCTGTGTCTGCGGATAGAACTCGTACATCAACCCGCTGACGGCCGACAGGTGATTTCGCGGGCCGTAGGCGATAAACAGCGTGTAGAAGAGCGACCCGACCGCGGCGTTGAGCGCGTAGGCGATCAGTAGCTCCTTGAAGTGGCGCTGGGTCGGCAACAGGAAGTAGAGTACGAGTGCAGTCACCAGCAGGTACGGGAACCCGAACATGTACATCGCGGAGAAGAACCCGATCAGGGCGTCGGGGACGATCGTCTGCAGGTGGGCAACGAACAGTCCTTCGACGGCATAAATCTCCTCGGTGATATCCCAATCGAGCGCATACGAGAGTTCCAGACGGGGTTCGTGCGTGAACCGTTTGAGCAGCAACACCAGCACCGTCACCCCGACGTACGGCGCGACGGTGCGGATACGATTCTTGAGATCAGCGGCCGTTCGACGGAACGCCGAGGGGGAGACACAGAGGGTACAGGTGACTCCGATGCCGATGCAGACGATCGCCGCTGTGATGAACGTGACGTAGCCCAGTGCCATCAGTAGGGGTCCTCCATGAGTCAGGGTGGCAAGCGGTCGCGAGCCGTTGGTCTGGTGGCCGCGGAACCGGATATCGCGGGAGGGCGATGAACCGTTCCGAGAGACTGGACGACCCGTCCAGTCACCCTCGGAACCGGCGTCGTTGCATCCGGTGTCCGCCATGTGGCGACCCAGCACCGCATGTCCGTTATCGATACGTGTAGTTTAATTTAATTTATATCTATTGGTCTGGCGTGACACTCGAGTCGAACGCGACGCTGGTTCGAGTGACAGGTCCGATATCCGGGAGAACAGCGGATATAATCGGAATTGAAGCACCACCGGTTGCGTACCCGATCGGGCGACACAACAGCGCAGATCGGCGTTACCCGCCGTCAGCGCAGCGTCGACAGCGCCTCACCGGCCTCACGGGCCGCCTCGAGACACTCCGTCGCGTAGCGGGGATCGTCCGTCGCGGCGGCCTCTTCAGCGAACTTCTCGAGGCTCCGGACGAGCGCGTCGCGGGCGGCCTCGAGGTCGCCGTCGACCGACGGCGGACTCGCGGCGGGGGCGCGGCGGGAGGGTCGTGCGGAATCGGTGTCGGCGGCGTTCGCGGCGTTCGGCCGGGCCGTCGAGCGCGGCTGTCGATCGTCGGTCGCAGCGTTCGAGGCGTCCGCGTCAGTTCGCGTCGACTGCGCTCGCTCGTCGGTTCGTTGGCCGGTCGCCGACGCGGGATCGGTCGTCGGCTCGACGTCGACCGCGGAGTCAGCGCGGCCGGCGTTCCCCGACCCGGACCCCGACTCGATATCGGCTGTAGAGTCGGCCGGTGGGTTTGGATCCGCCTGATCGGGAGCCGTCGCCGTGGCGTCGGCACCGTCGTCGGCCGCCCCCGCTTGTCCTCCCTCGGCCGGCTGGGCCTCGAGGTCGGTGCCCTGGACGGCGTCGGGGTTCCCGTGACAGCTGGGACAGAAGGTGGTGCCGTTCTCCTGAAAGAGCGGATCGCCACAGGTACCACAGTGGGCATTGGTCATCGTCGCGCCCTTGAGCAGCAGGTCGCTCATCCGCTGGGTCGCCTCGCGCTCTTCCTTGTCCTGTTCGTACTTCTCGCGAAGTTTCTCGCGCTCGGCTTCCTTGTCGAAGTCGCTCATATTCGTCTAGAGACGGCGGACCGTCGAAAAAGCTGCGAAGGGGCCGGGTGGACGAACGGTCGACGCTGCGGCACCCGAACGGCGGCGAGCGGAGTGCTACGCAGTTCGACGATACATCCTCGAAAGCGAGTTTCAGTCCGAGCGCCGATCAAGCCCGTGACGGTTGCTCCTGCCGGAAGGTCCGACGCTCCGTCGCGACCCGGTCGGGTGTCGTCTGGATACCGACGTGACCGACGCCCTCAGTGGTGCAGCGGCGGCCACATCGTGGCGACCGACTCCTCGATGAGTCGCGTCTGGGCGCGGCGCAGGCGTTCGGAGACCGACGACGCCGAAACGCCCAATTCCGCCGCGACGTCCTCGAGCGACGCACCCCGCGGAACGCCGAAATAGCCCAGTTCGTAGGCCGTCCGAAGCGCCTCGCGCTGGGGGTCGGTGAGCCCGTCGCCGGGCGGTTCGGGGTCACCGTCTCGAGTGAGCCGACGGAGCCGGAAATAGTCGTTGCGCTGCCAGAACTCTCGGAACGCGTCGAACGCCGTGCGGTCGGCGAACCAGCCGGTCTGCGTCCACCCCTCGCTAGTCACTTCGATTCGTTCGATGATGGCGTCGGCCGTCGCAAGCGCCTTCAGCCCCTCGAGATCGTCGAGGTGAGCCCCGAGTTGCTCCTCGAAGCTGAGCGCCGGTAACGCCTGATAGCGCCGCGTGTCGCCGGCTTCACCCACCAGCGTCCACTCGGCAACATCGACGGCGTCGTCGAGGGTGCGTTCGATCGCGGTCGGCGAGCCACCGGTCACGGTAGCGAGAAACGGCGGCCGCTCGCCGTGATTGTACTGTAACTCGAGCGTTAGCGCCGCGTCCGGCACGGCCGCTGCGACGCCGACGAGCGGAAGCTGCTCACAGGAGATGTCGAATTCGGCCACGAGCCCCATACCGGCCGGTAGTCAGTTCCGCAGCTATATCAGTTCCATCAGATCGCCGCTCGGACCCGCCGGGCGCCCGTTCAGGAACGACGCTCGAGCGCCGCCTCGACCGCGTCGACCGCTGCCGCCGGCGTCTCGACGGTCTCGATCTCGAGCGCGTGATCGATGCCGAGGTCGGAGACATCATGAGTCTCGAGGCCGACGACGGGGCGGTCGTAGATGCCGGCGAAGCCGATCTCCGAGAGGGTGCCGACGCCGCCGGTGAGCGCGATGACCGCGTCGCCGTTCAGCGGGACGAGCGCGTTCCGGGCGTGGCCGAGCCCGGTCGCGATCGCCACGTCGACGTAGTCGTTGGCCTGCTCGCGGCGCTCGCTTGGCAGGATCCCGATGGTCGTGCCCCCCGCCGCCTTGGCACCGCGACAGACCGCTGCCATCGTGCCGCCGCGGCCGCCACAGACGACCGTGTGGCCTCGAGCGCCGAGTTCCCGCACGACGGCTTCCGCGCGGGCCGCCTGTTCCTCCGTGATCGTTCCGCCGCCGATGACGCTGACGCGCATACACGGAGAGGCGTGAGCGCCGATCATGATCGGTTCGGTCTCGAGTCGCGGCGGGTCGACGGAGAACCGCTTCCCTGTTTCGGAGGTGAGATATCGAACCACGCGGTCGAGTCAGCGCATCGGCCCGTCGAGATCGGGACGCGATACGACAGTCGTCGAAATATTTCTCGCCGAACCGGTTCGAAGTCAGAGGTTTCGACGGATTTAACGTGTGGGATGGGGAAGCATTACGCGGTATGACGAAAGTTAGCGTGGTCGGCGCGGCCGGCACCGTCGGGGCCGCTGCGGGCTACAACATCGCGCTTCGGGACATCGCGGACGAGCTCGTCTTCGTGGACATTCCGGACAAGGAAGACGACACGATCGGACAGGCCGCCGACGCCAACCACGGCGCGGCCTACGACTCGAACACGACGATCCGACAGGGCGGGTACGAGGACACCGAAGACTCGGATGTCGTCGTCATCACGGCCGGAATCCCGCGCCAGCCGGGCCAGACGCGGATCGATCTGGCGGGCGACAATGCCCCGATCATGGAGGACATCAGCTCCTCGATCGCCGAGCACAACGACGACTTCATCACGGTGACGACGTCGAACCCCGTCGACCTGCTGAACCGCCACCTCTACGAGACGGGCGACCGCGCCCGCGAGAAGGTGATCGGGTTCGGCGGTCGGCTCGACTCCGCTCGCTTTCGCTACGTGATCTCCCAGCGCTTCGACGCGCCGGTCCAGAACGTCGACGCGACGATCCTCGGCGAACACGGCGACGCACAGGTCCCCGTCTTCTCCAAGGTCCGCGTCAACGGGCAGGACCCCGAGTTCGACGAGGACGAGCGCGAGGACCTGCTCGAGGAGCTCCAGACCTCGGCGATGAACGTCATCGAGAAGAAGGGCGCGACCCAGTGGGGGCCGGCGACCGGCGTCGGCCACATGGTCGAGGCCATCCTGCGCGACACCGGCGAAGTGCTCCCCGGCAGCGTGAAACTCGAGGGCGAGTTCGGCCACGAGGACACCGCCTTCGGCGTCCCCGTGAAGCTGGGCTCCGACGGCGTCGAGGAGATCGTCGAGTGGGACCTCACCGAGTTCGAGCGCAATCAGCTCGGCGAGGCCGCCGAGAAGCTTTCCGAACAGTACGACAAAATCTCGTAGACGTCGGCGTTCCGAGACCGAGACAGAGACCGGCTTTCGTTCTTTCTCGCGCCGCTCGAGTCGTCGTTACGGAATCAGTTGCTCGCCGTCGTCGTCGTAGATGACGATCGCGTCCACGGGGCAGGATCGGGCGGCGAACTTCGCGTCGAGTTCCGCGTCCTCGGGGACTTCCCGGACGAACATCCCGTCCTCGACTTCCTCGCTGTCGGCGAGGATCGCTTTCCCCTTCGATTTGTCCTTCTCGAAGGCATCCCACTCCGCGACGCACTGGAACATCCCGATACAGGTGTCCTCGTCGAATTCGACTTTCATGGCCGGAGGTTCGGTCGATCGCGGTAAATCGTTAGCGGTCGTCGACCGTGTGGTGTGTTAGTCGGAATCATTTATCAGCACAGAGTTATTACCGGAGACGGTATCGACACGAACATGGCGCAGGATCGGACCGAGTCGTCCGCAGAACCGAACCGACAGTCTACTCGAGCGGACCCGCTGGGACGGGCGATGCTCGCACACTGGCGGGACGATCCGGGACGGGTGACCTATCGCGACGGGGCAGAGACACAGGACGGTAACGTCGCCGAGTTCTACTTCTCGAGCCCCGAGTCGTGGGAGCCGAAGACGGTCGACCGACTCGAGCGCCTGTGCGATCACGAACCAGTCCTCGACGTGGGCTGCGGAGCGGGGAAACACCTCCTGTGGTGGGCCGAGCACGGGGTCGAAGCCATCGGCGTCGACGTGAGCCCGAACGCCGTCCTGACGGCCCGGGAGCGGTGCGAGGTCCGCAGGACCTCGAGGCGAAGTTGCGTGGAGCAACGCTCCACGTACCGTTCGAGCGGGCTGCGAGGCGGCGATGCCGCCTCGAACGGGACGGCTTCGCCGTCCCCCAGCCCGCGAGAAGACGGCGAAGCCGCGGAGCGCGGCTTCGAGGACGTTTTCGTCGGAGACATGTTCGACCTCCCAATCCAGTCGGGCGCGTTCGGGGCCGTCCACGCCGTCGGCACCCAGCTCGGGCTCGGCCGGTCGCTGGCCGGCATCCGCGAGTTACTCGGTGAATTCGCTCGCGTCACTGGCGACGACGGGGTGGCGGTCGTCGACAACTACGATCCGAAACGGTTAGACGACGACTTCCTCGGCTACCGATCCGATCCGCGCGAGGGCCTCGCCCACCGGTATTTCCACCTCGAGTTCGAACGCGAGAGGGCTGGCGAGCGATACCGGGAGGTCGGGCGGACGCTCCAGTTCCTGCTGTGTTCGCCTGCACGGCTCCGCGAGGCGACGAACTCGACGCCGTGGTCCGTCCGCGATGTCCGCCGAACCGACGGGACGGGCCATTACAGCGCAGTTCTGGAGAAACAGGGTCCCGCGGGCACCGAACCCGGATAGCAACGGAATTCCGATCGCGGATCGTCTGCCGAGCCAACGCTTTTCCGCGGGGTCGTGGAGACGGCGTACGAGAGACGGAATGGTCGCACTCTCCTTTGGGGTCCTCGTCGGGGTCGCTATCCTGACCTGTCTGTTCATGGTGTGGGTGCTCGGAGCCAACAGCAACTCGCCGCCCTTTGCCCCCGCGAGCGGTGCGAACGCGATTTCGACGAGGCAAGCCGCGTTCGTCATCGGGATCCTCGCGGCCGCCGGCGCACTCATGCAGGGCGGGAGCATCTCCGAGACGGTCGGCGCGGATCTCATCAACGGTGCCACGATTACGCCGCTGGCCGCGACCGCTGGGCTGTTGACCGCGGCGAGCTTCATGGCGATCGGGATCTACACGCGGTATCCGATCC from Natrinema versiforme includes these protein-coding regions:
- a CDS encoding DEAD/DEAH box helicase, which encodes MATTDEEIASIEHPLLEPDFLERRLYQLKLAGTAANHHTLVCLPTGLGKTTVSLLVTARRLEEVGGKSLMLAPTKPLVQQHADFYREALQIPDEEIVVFTGDVSPDDRAEMWEEATVVMATPQVIENDLVGSRVSLSDVTHITFDECHRATGDYAYNYIAERYHADAKRPLVTGMSASPGGDEEAILEVCENLGLDEVEVMTEEDADVDEFTHDTDVEWERIDLPEEVLEIRDALNEVIKERLEKLKELGVASSTQPDQSQKDLNRMRAELQELINNDQSEGFEGMSIHAEVMKLRQAVTLVETQSVEALRRYFERQRNQARSSGASKASQRMVSDPRVREAMRKAESFDEIHPKYSKARMLLAETLGLEGGDRVIVFTESRDTAEALTDFLSESFDAKRFVGQGDREGSDGMTQKQQQEVLDEFRAGEFEVLVSTSVAEEGLDVPEVDLVLFYEPVPTAIRSIQRKGRTGRQSEGRVVVLMAEDTRDEAYFWISRRREKEMENELRELKGMADELAEELDDSQQSLTDFGDGESGVKVDGNANEGDAVGESSSGSEGVEDRPGLQEFVPENSSGEADGEGGSDGADDEGETHEPHAEGDTVEIVADQREMDANIARDLSRREEIDVRLETLDVGDYVLSDRVVVERKSVADFVDSLVGGDRSVFEQVGAMARHYSRPIVVVEGEGLYEQRDIHPNAVRGALSSLAVDFGASVLRTESEDDTTDLLAVIGGREQETADREVSVHGEKGSKTLSEQQEYVVASIAEIGPVTARSLLEEFGTVEEMMIASEDELQAADGVGTVTAERIREVIGSEYTG
- a CDS encoding phosphatase PAP2 family protein, yielding MALGYVTFITAAIVCIGIGVTCTLCVSPSAFRRTAADLKNRIRTVAPYVGVTVLVLLLKRFTHEPRLELSYALDWDITEEIYAVEGLFVAHLQTIVPDALIGFFSAMYMFGFPYLLVTALVLYFLLPTQRHFKELLIAYALNAAVGSLFYTLFIAYGPRNHLSAVSGLMYEFYPQTQELTAEVSANTNVFPSLHTSLVVIVALFAWRSRRDYPQWFSIASVVATLVVISTMYLGIHWLVDVLAGVVLGIWCVLTAERLVARAEGEADRVSTPGDGEESIASDISD
- a CDS encoding Sjogren's syndrome/scleroderma autoantigen 1 family protein — translated: MSDFDKEAEREKLREKYEQDKEEREATQRMSDLLLKGATMTNAHCGTCGDPLFQENGTTFCPSCHGNPDAVQGTDLEAQPAEGGQAGAADDGADATATAPDQADPNPPADSTADIESGSGSGNAGRADSAVDVEPTTDPASATGQRTDERAQSTRTDADASNAATDDRQPRSTARPNAANAADTDSARPSRRAPAASPPSVDGDLEAARDALVRSLEKFAEEAAATDDPRYATECLEAAREAGEALSTLR
- a CDS encoding helix-turn-helix domain-containing protein; this encodes MGLVAEFDISCEQLPLVGVAAAVPDAALTLELQYNHGERPPFLATVTGGSPTAIERTLDDAVDVAEWTLVGEAGDTRRYQALPALSFEEQLGAHLDDLEGLKALATADAIIERIEVTSEGWTQTGWFADRTAFDAFREFWQRNDYFRLRRLTRDGDPEPPGDGLTDPQREALRTAYELGYFGVPRGASLEDVAAELGVSASSVSERLRRAQTRLIEESVATMWPPLHH
- a CDS encoding TIGR00725 family protein, with product MRVSVIGGGTITEEQAARAEAVVRELGARGHTVVCGGRGGTMAAVCRGAKAAGGTTIGILPSERREQANDYVDVAIATGLGHARNALVPLNGDAVIALTGGVGTLSEIGFAGIYDRPVVGLETHDVSDLGIDHALEIETVETPAAAVDAVEAALERRS
- the mdh gene encoding malate dehydrogenase, producing the protein MTKVSVVGAAGTVGAAAGYNIALRDIADELVFVDIPDKEDDTIGQAADANHGAAYDSNTTIRQGGYEDTEDSDVVVITAGIPRQPGQTRIDLAGDNAPIMEDISSSIAEHNDDFITVTTSNPVDLLNRHLYETGDRAREKVIGFGGRLDSARFRYVISQRFDAPVQNVDATILGEHGDAQVPVFSKVRVNGQDPEFDEDEREDLLEELQTSAMNVIEKKGATQWGPATGVGHMVEAILRDTGEVLPGSVKLEGEFGHEDTAFGVPVKLGSDGVEEIVEWDLTEFERNQLGEAAEKLSEQYDKIS
- a CDS encoding ferredoxin, whose amino-acid sequence is MKVEFDEDTCIGMFQCVAEWDAFEKDKSKGKAILADSEEVEDGMFVREVPEDAELDAKFAARSCPVDAIVIYDDDGEQLIP
- a CDS encoding class I SAM-dependent methyltransferase, which codes for MAQDRTESSAEPNRQSTRADPLGRAMLAHWRDDPGRVTYRDGAETQDGNVAEFYFSSPESWEPKTVDRLERLCDHEPVLDVGCGAGKHLLWWAEHGVEAIGVDVSPNAVLTARERCEVRRTSRRSCVEQRSTYRSSGLRGGDAASNGTASPSPSPREDGEAAERGFEDVFVGDMFDLPIQSGAFGAVHAVGTQLGLGRSLAGIRELLGEFARVTGDDGVAVVDNYDPKRLDDDFLGYRSDPREGLAHRYFHLEFERERAGERYREVGRTLQFLLCSPARLREATNSTPWSVRDVRRTDGTGHYSAVLEKQGPAGTEPG